One stretch of Corallococcus soli DNA includes these proteins:
- the aac(3) gene encoding aminoglycoside 3-N-acetyltransferase, with protein MPPRNETTDPPSPWTRATLASHLQTLGLEPGDAVLAHAALRSVGPILGGPDALIAALGDVLGPDGTLLGYCDWQLADEVRDDPALRDQIPPFDPLRSRSARDNGAFPELLRTTPGARRSGSPGASCAALGGRADWFTADHALDYGYGPQSPFGKLVASGGKTLMLGAPLDTMTLLHHAEHLADLPHKRVLHYEAPLLVDGRTVWRRFEEFDTSQPVVEGLAEDFFAEIVEAFLATGQGRRGRVGHAPSVLVEARPMVAFAVAWLESRFRGPR; from the coding sequence ATGCCTCCCCGGAACGAGACGACCGACCCGCCCTCCCCCTGGACCCGGGCGACGCTGGCCAGCCACCTCCAGACGCTGGGGCTTGAACCTGGCGATGCGGTGCTGGCCCATGCCGCCCTGCGCTCGGTCGGCCCCATCCTGGGTGGACCCGACGCGCTCATCGCCGCCCTGGGTGATGTGCTGGGACCGGACGGCACGCTGCTGGGTTATTGCGATTGGCAGCTGGCGGACGAGGTCCGCGATGATCCCGCGCTGCGCGATCAGATTCCCCCCTTCGATCCACTCCGCTCCCGTTCGGCCCGCGACAACGGTGCCTTCCCCGAGCTGCTCCGCACCACGCCCGGCGCCAGGCGCAGCGGGAGCCCCGGAGCCTCCTGCGCAGCCCTGGGAGGCCGCGCGGACTGGTTCACCGCCGACCATGCGCTCGACTACGGCTATGGGCCCCAGTCTCCCTTCGGCAAGCTGGTCGCCTCGGGCGGCAAGACGCTGATGCTCGGTGCGCCGCTCGACACCATGACGCTCCTCCACCATGCGGAGCACCTGGCCGACCTGCCCCACAAGCGCGTCCTCCACTACGAAGCCCCGCTCCTCGTCGATGGGCGGACGGTCTGGCGGAGGTTCGAGGAGTTCGACACCAGCCAGCCCGTGGTCGAAGGGCTCGCGGAGGACTTCTTCGCGGAGATCGTCGAAGCCTTCCTCGCCACCGGCCAGGGCCGGCGCGGGCGGGTGGGCCATGCACCGTCGGTGCTGGTGGAGGCACGGCCGATGGTGGCCTTCGCCGTCGCGTGGCTCGAAAGCCGCTTCCGCGGCCCCCGGTGA
- a CDS encoding DUF6600 domain-containing protein — protein sequence MGPWNTRRRWLRASGTGVIALLAASGCAMGPEDFGRQVSSGAVTEGSAITQFRDVLSPYGTWMDLPDVGWVWRPDANVVGADFVPYATGGRWVSSDWGWTFETEWDWDWAPFHYGRWVDKPTVGWVWWPDSEWAPAWVDWRWDEGYIGWQPMAPPGVSTGLAWTFVSMSDFLRPAVGQYRAPPERAPALLRQTQPVGEHVVSRLGDYWNPGPTSAEVARVTRQPIPLAEPMAPPTGQPPRAQSGASASPAEPTSGR from the coding sequence ATGGGCCCCTGGAACACGCGGAGGCGCTGGCTTCGAGCCAGTGGCACGGGCGTCATCGCCCTCCTGGCGGCCTCCGGCTGCGCGATGGGGCCGGAGGACTTCGGCCGCCAGGTGAGCTCCGGCGCCGTGACGGAGGGCAGCGCCATCACGCAGTTCCGGGACGTGTTGTCCCCCTACGGCACCTGGATGGACCTGCCAGACGTCGGCTGGGTCTGGCGCCCGGATGCCAACGTCGTGGGCGCGGACTTCGTGCCCTACGCCACCGGGGGGCGCTGGGTGTCCAGTGATTGGGGTTGGACCTTCGAGACCGAATGGGATTGGGATTGGGCGCCCTTCCATTACGGCCGGTGGGTCGACAAGCCCACGGTGGGCTGGGTGTGGTGGCCCGACAGTGAATGGGCCCCGGCCTGGGTGGACTGGCGGTGGGACGAGGGCTACATCGGCTGGCAACCGATGGCGCCTCCTGGAGTGAGCACCGGGCTGGCCTGGACCTTCGTGAGCATGAGCGACTTCCTGCGCCCGGCGGTGGGGCAGTACCGCGCACCGCCCGAGCGCGCCCCGGCATTGCTGCGTCAGACGCAGCCGGTGGGTGAACACGTCGTCTCCCGCCTCGGCGATTACTGGAACCCGGGCCCTACCTCCGCCGAGGTCGCGCGCGTCACCCGACAGCCCATCCCGCTCGCGGAGCCCATGGCGCCCCCCACCGGCCAGCCGCCCCGCGCCCAAAGCGGGGCCTCGGCGAGCCCCGCGGAGCCGACCTCCGGACGGTGA
- a CDS encoding M90 family metallopeptidase: protein MTLPRSGPFRTLRRRRLLRRPFPPEWAGPLERHVPFAQEMAPELRPRFLDLLKVFIWEKEFIGAGGFTITDEVRVVVSATAVRLVLHLDLAYYDRLREVIVYPDAFRLPDRTGVVLGEAKHWGSVILSWQSVLAGLRDPNDGHSTATHEFAHVLDREDGSFDGTPQLRRYSHYTAWASVMGEHYLKLREGRRPERRVLDDYGGLNEAEFFAVATESFFEKPRQMKEQTPDLYEELMRFYGWDPARG, encoded by the coding sequence ATGACGCTCCCCCGTTCCGGCCCCTTCCGCACCCTCCGTCGCCGCCGCTTGCTGCGCCGGCCCTTTCCCCCCGAATGGGCTGGCCCGCTGGAGCGCCACGTCCCCTTCGCCCAGGAGATGGCGCCCGAGCTGCGCCCGCGCTTCCTGGACCTGCTCAAGGTCTTCATCTGGGAGAAGGAGTTCATCGGGGCAGGGGGCTTCACGATCACCGACGAGGTCCGGGTCGTGGTGTCCGCGACCGCCGTGCGCCTGGTGCTCCACCTGGACCTCGCCTATTACGACCGCTTGAGGGAGGTCATCGTCTATCCAGACGCCTTCCGGCTTCCGGACCGCACGGGCGTGGTGCTGGGCGAGGCGAAGCACTGGGGCAGCGTCATCCTGTCGTGGCAGTCGGTGCTGGCGGGACTGCGCGATCCGAATGACGGCCACTCCACGGCCACGCATGAGTTCGCCCATGTCCTGGACCGCGAGGACGGAAGCTTCGACGGCACTCCCCAGCTGCGCCGTTACTCGCACTACACGGCCTGGGCCTCGGTGATGGGCGAGCACTACCTCAAGCTTCGCGAGGGCCGTCGTCCGGAGCGAAGGGTGCTGGATGACTATGGCGGGCTCAACGAGGCCGAGTTCTTCGCCGTGGCCACCGAGTCCTTCTTCGAGAAGCCACGTCAGATGAAGGAGCAGACGCCGGACCTCTACGAGGAGCTCATGCGCTTCTACGGATGGGATCCGGCGCGCGGGTGA
- a CDS encoding ferritin-like domain-containing protein, with amino-acid sequence MVESQTSPFVTDLQAIRHRVLEHLEEGAFARDAPYTVATTLRLLNDALATEIVCVLRYTHHALSTAGLDSEAVKAEFGQHAREDQEHALRLSERIHTLGGQPDFHPRGISSRDAHPSGADPHPGDRLRESLLAKRIAIETYRDLLRHFANHDRTTRRLLEDILQQEESHAHDMHAALVAHQRRCSRMN; translated from the coding sequence ATGGTCGAATCGCAGACCTCGCCGTTCGTCACCGACCTCCAGGCGATTCGCCACCGCGTCCTTGAACACCTGGAGGAAGGGGCCTTCGCGCGGGACGCCCCGTACACCGTCGCGACGACCCTCCGGCTGCTCAATGACGCGCTCGCGACGGAGATTGTCTGCGTGCTGCGCTACACGCACCACGCCCTCTCCACGGCGGGGCTCGACAGCGAAGCGGTGAAGGCGGAGTTCGGCCAGCACGCGCGCGAGGATCAGGAACACGCGCTGCGGCTCTCCGAGCGCATCCACACCCTGGGCGGCCAGCCAGACTTCCACCCCAGGGGGATCAGCTCCCGCGACGCCCATCCCTCCGGCGCGGACCCGCATCCGGGAGACCGGCTCCGCGAGAGCCTGCTGGCGAAGCGCATCGCCATCGAGACCTACCGCGACCTGCTCCGCCACTTCGCGAATCACGACCGCACCACGCGGCGGCTGCTGGAGGACATCCTCCAGCAGGAGGAGTCACACGCCCATGACATGCACGCCGCGCTGGTGGCCCACCAGCGCCGGTGTTCGCGGATGAATTGA
- a CDS encoding polyphosphate kinase 2 family protein, which produces MNTISNDRQGAKVRLERISAAPPKKADRDQAKTEFDALGEELFDLQDLLWGAKMNSVLIVLQGRDTAGKDGTIKHVVGSLNPRGVSVTSFGVPSTEEREHDFLWRVHREAPRKGEFAIFNRSHYEDVLVARVNSLVPKPLWKLRYQHIRDFESLLAEHGTVVLKFFLHISQEEQEQRLIAREQEPRKAWKISAGDWEDRKHWADYTRAYEEVFARTSTEQAPWHIVPSDAKWYRNLVVARAVAEALRPFRQRWQDRLDEVGVEKKAELKAWRKKR; this is translated from the coding sequence ATGAACACCATCAGCAATGACAGGCAGGGCGCGAAGGTGAGGCTGGAGCGCATCTCCGCGGCGCCTCCGAAGAAAGCGGACCGGGACCAGGCGAAGACGGAGTTCGACGCGCTGGGTGAGGAGCTGTTCGACCTCCAGGACCTCCTGTGGGGCGCGAAGATGAACTCCGTGCTCATCGTCCTGCAGGGACGCGACACCGCCGGCAAGGACGGCACCATCAAGCACGTGGTGGGCAGCCTCAACCCGCGCGGCGTGAGCGTCACCTCCTTCGGCGTGCCCAGCACCGAGGAGCGCGAACACGACTTCCTCTGGCGCGTCCACCGCGAGGCCCCGCGCAAGGGCGAGTTCGCCATCTTCAACCGCTCCCACTACGAGGACGTCCTCGTGGCGCGGGTGAACTCGCTGGTCCCCAAGCCGCTGTGGAAGCTGCGCTACCAGCACATCCGCGACTTCGAATCCCTGCTCGCCGAGCACGGCACCGTCGTCCTCAAGTTCTTCCTCCACATCAGCCAGGAGGAGCAGGAGCAGCGGCTGATCGCGCGCGAACAGGAGCCGCGCAAGGCGTGGAAGATCTCCGCCGGGGACTGGGAGGACCGCAAGCACTGGGCCGACTACACGCGCGCGTACGAGGAGGTCTTCGCCCGGACGTCCACCGAGCAGGCCCCGTGGCACATCGTGCCCTCGGACGCCAAGTGGTACCGCAACCTCGTGGTGGCCCGCGCGGTGGCGGAAGCCCTGCGCCCCTTCCGCCAGCGCTGGCAGGACCGGCTGGACGAGGTGGGCGTGGAGAAGAAGGCCGAACTCAAGGCGTGGCGCAAGAAGCGCTGA
- a CDS encoding (2Fe-2S)-binding protein, which produces MSIRLRVNGTEHVLDVDPEMPLLWALRDVLTLTGTKYGCGQALCGACVVHIDGAAVRSCVTPVRRADGREVMTIEGLSPDGQHPLQKAWVELAVPQCGFCQAGQIMTAAALLAKKPKPTDAEIDQSLAGNLCRCGTYTRIRTAVKKAAGMPTE; this is translated from the coding sequence GTGAGCATCCGTCTTCGCGTGAATGGAACCGAGCACGTCCTCGATGTGGATCCGGAGATGCCGTTGCTCTGGGCGCTGCGCGACGTGCTGACGTTGACGGGCACGAAGTACGGCTGCGGGCAGGCGCTCTGCGGCGCGTGCGTGGTGCACATCGACGGGGCGGCGGTGCGCTCGTGCGTGACGCCGGTGCGCCGCGCGGACGGGCGCGAGGTGATGACCATTGAAGGCCTGTCGCCGGATGGTCAGCACCCGCTGCAGAAGGCGTGGGTGGAGCTGGCGGTGCCGCAGTGTGGCTTCTGTCAGGCGGGGCAGATCATGACGGCGGCGGCGCTGCTGGCGAAGAAGCCGAAGCCCACCGACGCGGAGATCGATCAATCGCTGGCGGGCAACCTGTGCCGCTGCGGGACGTACACGCGCATTCGCACCGCCGTGAAGAAGGCGGCCGGGATGCCGACCGAATGA
- a CDS encoding fatty acid desaturase family protein → MERTASPSSKDLIARTRPFATQDAARSGWALASTYAALAGALALAVAAPWWPLRIVGGIIEALVLIRAFILFHDAMHGALLPKSRWAKALFQVQGILTLTPARIWNDTHNHHHANTARIEADSAGTFATWTTEQWRKATGWQRLGYMVERHPVTLLFGYVTAFLISLCLVPFVKNPKRYWTSGLAFGLHVALSVAVWHFLGLAVYLCAFVGPLFVAYALGTYLFYSQHNFDNVAILPDAAWTHADAALEASSYLRCGPVMAWFTGNIGYHHVHHLNPRIPFYRLPEAMAALPELQAPHVTTLTLKDVVGCLRLNLWDPALGRMVRYRDAVASY, encoded by the coding sequence ATGGAACGAACCGCGTCGCCGTCGAGCAAGGACCTCATTGCCCGCACGCGTCCCTTCGCCACCCAGGACGCCGCGCGCTCGGGGTGGGCCCTGGCGTCCACCTATGCCGCGCTGGCGGGCGCGCTGGCGCTGGCGGTGGCCGCGCCCTGGTGGCCCCTGCGCATCGTGGGAGGCATCATTGAAGCGCTGGTCCTCATCCGCGCCTTCATCCTCTTCCACGACGCCATGCACGGCGCGCTGCTGCCGAAGTCGAGGTGGGCGAAGGCGCTCTTCCAGGTGCAGGGCATCCTGACGCTCACGCCCGCGCGCATCTGGAACGACACGCACAACCACCACCACGCCAACACGGCGCGCATCGAGGCGGACTCCGCCGGCACTTTTGCCACCTGGACCACCGAGCAGTGGCGCAAGGCCACGGGCTGGCAGCGGCTGGGCTACATGGTGGAGCGCCACCCGGTGACGCTGCTGTTCGGCTACGTCACCGCCTTCCTCATCAGCCTGTGCCTGGTGCCGTTCGTGAAGAACCCGAAGCGCTACTGGACGTCCGGGCTCGCGTTCGGTCTGCATGTCGCGCTGTCGGTGGCCGTCTGGCATTTCCTCGGGCTCGCGGTGTACCTGTGCGCCTTCGTGGGGCCGCTGTTCGTGGCGTACGCGCTGGGCACGTACCTGTTCTATTCGCAGCACAACTTCGACAACGTGGCCATCCTGCCGGACGCGGCCTGGACGCACGCGGACGCGGCGCTGGAGGCCAGCAGCTACCTGCGCTGCGGGCCGGTGATGGCGTGGTTCACGGGCAACATCGGCTATCACCACGTGCACCACCTCAACCCGCGCATCCCGTTCTACCGGCTGCCGGAGGCGATGGCGGCCCTGCCGGAGCTGCAGGCGCCCCACGTCACCACGCTCACGCTGAAGGACGTGGTGGGCTGCCTGCGCTTGAACCTTTGGGATCCGGCGCTGGGCCGGATGGTGCGCTACCGCGACGCGGTCGCCAGCTACTGA
- a CDS encoding OsmC family protein, producing the protein MTSISITEYETRLYWQGERGAVLTSDQAPPVPIGPPMNGVVDTTQGGWAPEALLLGAVEGRALQAFLDDAREAGVRVLFYQSTAMARLVSGGPEHAPCFTDLIVRPHVAVASPSEAERARQLFAALPMRCFPSSMLHLTPRIEAVVEVWAAHRSSLADGDGRASLDADDFAPAPGG; encoded by the coding sequence ATGACTTCCATTTCCATCACCGAGTACGAAACGCGCCTCTATTGGCAAGGCGAGCGGGGTGCGGTGCTGACGAGCGACCAGGCGCCCCCCGTGCCCATCGGTCCGCCCATGAACGGGGTGGTCGACACCACCCAGGGAGGATGGGCGCCGGAGGCCCTGCTGCTGGGCGCGGTGGAGGGGCGGGCCCTCCAGGCCTTCCTGGATGACGCCAGGGAGGCGGGCGTGCGCGTCCTCTTCTACCAGAGCACCGCGATGGCCCGGCTGGTGAGCGGTGGCCCGGAGCATGCCCCCTGCTTCACCGACCTCATCGTGCGCCCCCACGTCGCCGTGGCCAGCCCGTCGGAGGCCGAACGGGCGCGGCAGCTCTTCGCGGCGCTGCCCATGCGCTGCTTTCCCAGCTCCATGCTCCACCTCACGCCGCGCATCGAGGCGGTGGTGGAGGTGTGGGCCGCGCATCGGTCCTCCCTGGCGGACGGTGATGGCCGCGCCTCCCTGGATGCCGACGATTTCGCGCCCGCGCCGGGCGGATGA
- a CDS encoding siderophore-interacting protein translates to MASAKAMLGSVLGRFLFHDSQVTQVRELSRAFRQVDCEGQALRGQGWTPGDKVQVFLPGLGMRTYTPLSWDEARGATSFLVYLHGDSPGAKWGRDVRVGDAVQFFGPRRSLVLDAGRAPVVLFGDETSFAVAHAFRTGAKRDVTPVFEVSSREDCAPALRELGFEGQDVERQSGDAHLAQVHERLREVLRAKPDATLVMTGRAQSIQALRSRLKADGARATPKVKAYWAVGKAGLD, encoded by the coding sequence ATGGCATCCGCGAAGGCGATGTTGGGCAGTGTCCTGGGACGCTTCCTCTTTCACGACTCCCAGGTGACGCAGGTGCGTGAGCTGTCGCGCGCCTTCCGTCAGGTGGACTGCGAAGGCCAGGCGCTGCGAGGCCAGGGATGGACGCCCGGCGACAAGGTGCAGGTGTTCCTGCCCGGCCTGGGCATGCGCACGTACACGCCGCTGTCGTGGGACGAAGCGCGCGGCGCCACGTCCTTCCTCGTGTACCTGCACGGCGACAGCCCGGGCGCGAAGTGGGGCCGCGACGTGCGCGTCGGGGATGCCGTCCAGTTCTTCGGGCCCCGGCGCTCGCTGGTGTTGGACGCGGGCCGCGCCCCGGTGGTGCTCTTCGGTGACGAAACGTCATTCGCGGTGGCGCATGCGTTCCGCACCGGAGCGAAGCGGGACGTCACGCCCGTCTTCGAGGTGTCCAGCCGCGAGGACTGCGCGCCCGCCCTGCGGGAGCTGGGCTTCGAGGGCCAGGACGTGGAGCGCCAGTCCGGTGACGCCCACCTGGCGCAGGTGCACGAACGGCTGCGCGAAGTGCTGCGCGCGAAGCCGGACGCGACGCTGGTGATGACGGGGAGGGCGCAGTCCATCCAGGCCCTGCGCTCGCGGCTCAAGGCCGACGGCGCGCGCGCCACGCCCAAGGTGAAGGCCTACTGGGCGGTGGGCAAGGCGGGGCTCGACTGA
- a CDS encoding Isoquinoline 1-oxidoreductase subunit: MSLRSKALGVVLGAGAAGVTLALAFGVGCGGRAVQGGTVKLSPVESQALRAPTAFASISDKKERSRALFLEASRVMLHPRCVNCHPAGDSPTQGDAFQLHDPPVVRGPEDQGVPGLECTSCHQEKNAELARVPGAPKWHLAPKVMAWQGRTPQSLCEQLKDPARNGGKSLAEIVEHSAHDELVGWGWKPGADRVPAPGTQAEFGALVAAWVKDGAECPREESRP; the protein is encoded by the coding sequence ATGAGTCTTCGCTCGAAAGCACTGGGTGTCGTCCTGGGTGCGGGGGCCGCGGGGGTGACACTGGCGCTCGCGTTCGGTGTGGGGTGCGGTGGCCGCGCGGTCCAGGGAGGCACGGTGAAGCTGTCACCCGTGGAGTCCCAGGCGCTCCGCGCGCCGACGGCGTTCGCCTCCATCAGCGACAAGAAGGAGCGCTCGCGCGCGCTGTTCCTGGAGGCGAGCCGGGTGATGCTGCACCCCCGGTGCGTCAACTGCCATCCCGCGGGCGACAGCCCGACGCAGGGGGATGCCTTCCAACTGCATGACCCGCCGGTGGTGCGGGGCCCCGAGGACCAGGGCGTGCCGGGTCTGGAGTGCACGTCCTGCCATCAGGAGAAGAACGCGGAGCTGGCGCGGGTCCCGGGCGCGCCCAAGTGGCACCTGGCGCCCAAGGTGATGGCGTGGCAGGGGCGGACGCCCCAATCCCTGTGCGAGCAGCTGAAGGACCCGGCGCGCAACGGGGGCAAGAGCCTGGCGGAGATCGTCGAACACTCCGCGCATGATGAACTGGTGGGCTGGGGCTGGAAGCCGGGGGCGGACCGGGTGCCGGCGCCGGGGACGCAGGCGGAGTTCGGGGCCCTGGTGGCCGCGTGGGTAAAGGACGGCGCGGAGTGCCCGCGCGAGGAGAGTCGACCGTGA
- a CDS encoding DUF3224 domain-containing protein, which produces MTKRASGPFDVKLTPMAPEAGAVEAAPGRMNLDKRYHGALEATSQGQMLAVRTPVDGSAGYVAMERVTGTLEGRSGTFALQHSGTMTRGAPQLVITVVPDSGTGELVGLAGSMTIDIAAGGKHSYDFQYTLPQGAP; this is translated from the coding sequence ATGACGAAGCGTGCAAGCGGCCCTTTCGACGTCAAGCTCACCCCCATGGCCCCGGAGGCGGGCGCGGTGGAGGCGGCCCCGGGCCGGATGAACCTGGACAAGCGCTACCACGGCGCGCTGGAGGCCACGAGCCAGGGGCAGATGCTCGCGGTGCGCACGCCCGTGGACGGCTCCGCGGGGTACGTGGCCATGGAGCGCGTCACCGGCACGCTGGAGGGCCGCAGCGGCACCTTCGCGCTCCAGCACTCCGGGACGATGACGCGCGGCGCGCCCCAGCTCGTCATCACGGTGGTGCCGGACTCCGGGACCGGTGAGCTCGTGGGGCTCGCCGGTTCAATGACCATCGACATCGCCGCGGGCGGGAAGCACTCGTACGACTTCCAATACACGCTCCCCCAGGGCGCGCCGTAG
- a CDS encoding SRPBCC family protein — protein MFEAYASQLIQAPVDVVWDRVGGFDSLPRWHPGIVSSERVAHPGPGPGPLRRLTTKDGAVYLEARLEHDAHARSYAYAMLEGPLPVRDYQAKLRVTPVTATGQTFVEWSATFAPQPGHADEAEALARKIRDELLAPGLKGLAHTFLPPAPRVPAPEREWRR, from the coding sequence ATGTTCGAGGCCTATGCGAGTCAATTGATCCAGGCACCCGTGGATGTGGTCTGGGACCGGGTGGGAGGCTTTGACAGCCTTCCGCGCTGGCACCCGGGCATCGTCTCCAGTGAGCGGGTGGCCCACCCCGGGCCGGGGCCGGGGCCCTTGCGCCGCCTCACCACGAAGGACGGCGCGGTGTATCTGGAAGCGAGGCTGGAGCACGATGCGCACGCGCGAAGCTATGCGTACGCGATGCTGGAGGGCCCGCTGCCGGTGCGCGACTACCAGGCGAAGCTGCGGGTGACGCCGGTGACGGCGACCGGACAGACCTTCGTGGAGTGGTCCGCGACGTTCGCGCCCCAGCCCGGCCACGCGGACGAGGCGGAGGCCCTGGCCCGGAAGATCCGCGACGAATTGCTCGCTCCGGGGCTCAAGGGCCTGGCGCACACGTTCCTGCCGCCCGCCCCCCGGGTCCCCGCGCCGGAGCGGGAGTGGCGGCGCTGA
- the cglB gene encoding adventurous gliding motility lipoprotein CglB — protein MRAKSTPLSALLAGIIGSAVMAGCQTYDFEPVDPLAIAQTTKETVITARGSKPDVMLLVDTSGSMTLPVDPERTVNGVKVCHGKDGQGRDYVCEDTLPCDTSVCPTRWSELQAAMGPFLAESGKLVRFGLTTYPAPITVASPSVTQFCAPAAQGESVRVPIPTTLDADEDLQAHANTLNAALQAIPNSGANRPRGGTPTSGSLEFTGSLLTSDSAEREQIIILLTDGLPNCNDKNQYSGRENPQECACTLTPSSLCAAEDSPYEMRGCLDKNASVAAVERLKARNISTIVIGFGAETSSGAGPQVLNEMAKAGGFARDCRADIDCGAGDTCDVNTQLCGRAFYQAANQEELAAALKAISEELEPGEPCFIPLDPSQLPSDPALIVVYIDGERTLAGPDTWAVGEAGVRFTGSTCTRLEASRPEDPIKVEVRAIREL, from the coding sequence ATGCGCGCCAAGTCGACCCCTCTGAGCGCCCTGCTGGCCGGCATCATCGGCAGTGCCGTGATGGCTGGCTGTCAAACGTATGACTTCGAGCCGGTGGATCCGCTCGCGATCGCCCAGACGACCAAGGAAACGGTGATCACGGCGCGCGGAAGCAAGCCGGACGTGATGCTGCTGGTGGACACCTCTGGCTCCATGACGCTGCCCGTGGATCCCGAGAGGACCGTGAACGGCGTGAAGGTCTGCCACGGCAAGGATGGCCAGGGCCGGGACTACGTCTGCGAAGACACCTTGCCCTGCGACACGTCCGTGTGTCCCACCCGCTGGTCGGAGCTCCAGGCCGCCATGGGCCCGTTCCTCGCGGAGAGCGGCAAGCTGGTCCGCTTCGGCCTGACGACGTATCCGGCGCCCATCACGGTGGCATCGCCCTCCGTGACCCAGTTCTGCGCCCCGGCCGCGCAGGGTGAGAGCGTTCGCGTTCCCATCCCGACCACCCTGGACGCGGACGAGGATCTGCAGGCCCACGCGAACACCCTCAACGCGGCCCTCCAGGCGATCCCCAACAGCGGCGCGAACCGCCCCCGCGGTGGTACGCCGACGAGCGGAAGCCTGGAGTTCACGGGCTCGCTGCTGACGTCGGACTCCGCGGAGCGCGAGCAGATCATCATCCTGCTGACCGACGGTCTGCCGAACTGCAACGACAAGAACCAGTACAGCGGCCGTGAGAATCCCCAGGAGTGCGCTTGCACCTTGACCCCGTCGAGCCTCTGCGCCGCGGAGGACAGCCCGTACGAAATGCGCGGCTGCCTCGACAAGAACGCCTCGGTCGCGGCGGTGGAGAGGCTGAAGGCGCGCAATATCTCCACCATCGTCATCGGCTTCGGCGCGGAGACGTCGTCAGGCGCTGGACCCCAGGTGCTCAATGAGATGGCCAAGGCGGGCGGCTTCGCGCGCGATTGCCGCGCGGACATCGACTGCGGCGCGGGGGACACCTGCGACGTGAACACCCAGCTCTGTGGTCGTGCCTTCTACCAGGCGGCGAACCAGGAGGAGCTGGCGGCGGCGCTGAAGGCCATCAGCGAGGAACTCGAGCCCGGCGAGCCCTGCTTCATCCCGCTCGACCCCAGCCAGCTCCCGTCCGACCCCGCGCTCATCGTCGTCTACATCGACGGCGAGCGCACGCTCGCGGGCCCGGACACCTGGGCGGTGGGCGAGGCTGGCGTGCGGTTCACGGGCAGCACCTGCACGCGCCTTGAGGCGTCGCGTCCCGAGGACCCGATCAAGGTCGAAGTGCGCGCCATCCGCGAGCTGTAG